The sequence ATCAACGACCTGACCGAACACCTGCGCGCGCACCCCAAGGACCATCACTCGCGCCGCGGGCTGCTCAAGATGGTGGGCAAGCGTCGCCGGCTGCTCAACTACCTGGAACGGCACGACCCGAAGCGGTACCGGGAAGTGACCGAGAGCCTGGGCATCCGGATCCGATGAGGTGAGGCGGCGGCGGGGGACCTCCCCCGCCCCATGCGTACGAGAGGAGGCCAGTATTTGGAGAAGCGCGTCTACAGCACCACCCTGGCCGGAAGACCTCTGACCGTGGAGATCGGCGAGGTGGCCAGACAGGCGAACGGCGCCTGCCTGGTCCGGTACGGGGACACCGTGGTCCTGGTGACCGCGGTCATGTCCAGGGAGACGCGGGAAGGGATCGACTTCTTCCCGCTCCGCGTCGACTTCGAGGAG comes from Bacillota bacterium and encodes:
- the rpsO gene encoding 30S ribosomal protein S15, which encodes MSLDQATKRSIIEGYAHHPQDTGSTEVQVAILTRRINDLTEHLRAHPKDHHSRRGLLKMVGKRRRLLNYLERHDPKRYREVTESLGIRIR